A stretch of the Aggregicoccus sp. 17bor-14 genome encodes the following:
- a CDS encoding ATP-dependent DNA helicase, producing MARAVERAFGEQSYLLAEAGTGTGKTLAYLVPALLSGRRVVVSTATKTLQDQIFFKDLPLLRERMGLQFEAAYLKGRSNYLCLHRYDAFAKDPQFVSREEARAWPLLQAWAGRTETGDRGELELPENFAAWSRLSTTSETCLGTQCPAYETCFVTRTRRQAENADLLVVNHHLFFADLALRSTGAREAGVLPPYDAVIFDEAHALEDAASGHFGCSVSSFRLEELARDAQAALPQTDARSGMLAALALRVRAQADALFAQAPAALGLTGSEGSVALVPERMARLSGAIERVKEGLAALGSFTAAEEEAQLSALTRRSAELVAELSFLGEVGSADHVYWAEARGRGIFLRASPIDIARELQTRLYGATDTVVFTSATLAAEGRFDFFARRMGLYDEDGAPVTSVRQVQVPSPFDYTEQAALYLPTHLPDPSAPGFIEAAAEEIIRLCEVTGGRAFVLFTSLRNMQRAHALALHRLPYQVLLQGERPKQQLLEAFRQEPSVLFAAHSFWEGVDVPGDALSLVIIDRLPFASPGDPLVAARIRQLEGRGEEPFGSYQLPEAALTLRQGFGRLIRTRSDRGVVALLDRRILTKSYGRAFLASLPPAHRVQGLEELEDWFHQR from the coding sequence ATGGCGCGCGCCGTGGAGCGCGCCTTCGGCGAGCAGAGCTACCTGCTGGCCGAGGCCGGCACCGGCACGGGCAAGACGCTCGCGTACCTGGTGCCCGCGCTGCTCAGCGGTCGGCGCGTCGTGGTGAGCACCGCGACGAAGACCCTGCAGGATCAGATCTTCTTCAAGGACCTGCCGCTGCTGCGCGAGCGCATGGGGCTGCAGTTCGAGGCGGCCTACCTCAAGGGCCGCAGCAACTACCTCTGCCTGCACCGCTACGACGCCTTCGCGAAGGACCCGCAGTTCGTCAGCCGCGAGGAGGCGCGCGCCTGGCCGCTGCTGCAGGCCTGGGCGGGCCGCACCGAGACGGGGGACCGCGGCGAGCTGGAGCTGCCGGAGAACTTCGCCGCCTGGTCGCGGCTGTCCACGACGTCGGAGACCTGCCTCGGCACGCAGTGCCCCGCGTACGAGACCTGCTTCGTCACGCGCACGCGCCGCCAGGCGGAGAACGCGGACCTGCTGGTGGTGAACCACCACCTCTTCTTCGCGGACCTCGCGCTGCGCAGCACCGGCGCGCGCGAGGCGGGCGTGCTGCCCCCCTACGACGCAGTCATCTTCGACGAGGCGCACGCGCTCGAGGACGCGGCGAGCGGCCACTTCGGCTGCAGCGTCTCCAGCTTCCGGCTGGAGGAGCTAGCGCGCGACGCGCAGGCGGCGCTGCCGCAGACGGACGCGCGCAGCGGGATGCTCGCGGCGCTCGCGCTGCGGGTGCGCGCGCAGGCGGATGCGCTCTTCGCGCAGGCGCCCGCGGCGCTCGGGCTCACGGGCAGCGAGGGCTCGGTGGCCCTGGTGCCCGAGCGCATGGCGCGGCTCTCCGGGGCCATCGAGCGGGTGAAGGAGGGGCTCGCGGCGCTGGGCAGCTTCACGGCGGCCGAGGAGGAGGCGCAGCTCTCGGCCCTCACGCGCCGCAGCGCGGAGCTGGTGGCGGAGCTCTCCTTCCTGGGTGAGGTCGGCAGCGCGGACCACGTGTACTGGGCCGAGGCGCGCGGGCGCGGCATCTTCCTGCGCGCGAGCCCCATCGACATCGCGCGCGAGCTGCAGACACGCCTTTACGGCGCCACGGACACGGTGGTGTTCACCTCCGCCACGCTCGCGGCCGAGGGGCGCTTCGACTTCTTCGCGCGCCGCATGGGGCTCTACGACGAGGACGGCGCGCCGGTGACGAGCGTGCGCCAGGTGCAGGTGCCCAGCCCCTTCGACTACACGGAGCAGGCGGCGCTCTACCTGCCCACGCACCTGCCGGACCCCAGCGCGCCCGGGTTCATCGAGGCGGCGGCCGAGGAGATCATCCGCCTCTGCGAGGTGACGGGGGGCAGGGCCTTCGTGCTCTTCACCAGCCTGCGCAACATGCAGCGCGCGCACGCGCTCGCGCTGCACCGGCTGCCCTATCAGGTCCTCCTGCAGGGCGAGCGCCCGAAGCAGCAGCTGCTCGAGGCCTTCCGCCAGGAGCCCAGCGTGCTCTTCGCCGCGCACTCCTTCTGGGAGGGCGTGGACGTGCCGGGGGATGCGCTGAGCCTCGTCATCATCGACCGGCTGCCCTTCGCCTCGCCCGGAGACCCGCTCGTGGCGGCGCGCATCCGGCAGCTGGAGGGACGCGGCGAGGAGCCCTTCGGCAGCTACCAGCTCCCGGAGGCGGCGCTCACGCTGCGCCAGGGCTTCGGGCGGCTCATCCGCACGCGCTCCGACCGGGGCGTGGTGGCGCTGCTGGACCGGCGCATCCTCACCAAGAGCTACGGGCGCGCCTTCCTCGCGAGCCTGCCGCCCGCGCACCGGGTGCAGGGCCTCGAGGAGCTCGAGGACTGGTTCCACCAGCGCTGA
- a CDS encoding STAS-like domain-containing protein gives MWKDLERRAPWLGQLPQRAMDILHFAFTELLNNAIDHSGAAEVEVLLEQEPQRVAFEVVDAGEGIFEHARRLLHLRDHFEALQELSKGKVTTAPEAHTGQGLFFSSKAVDVLLVESGALRWWTDNVRGDVGLGELQPARQGTRVRAELATDTSRELKAVFDAYSNEDFAFMRSRAFIKLFEVGVDFVSRSEAKRLLHGMEKFEEVVLDFRGVRSVGQGFADEVFRVWARAHPGTRLLPEHMNDAVRFMVERARVG, from the coding sequence GTGTGGAAGGACCTCGAGCGGCGCGCGCCGTGGCTCGGCCAGCTTCCCCAGCGCGCCATGGACATCCTCCACTTTGCCTTCACCGAGCTGCTCAACAACGCCATCGACCACTCGGGTGCGGCCGAGGTGGAGGTCCTGCTCGAGCAGGAGCCGCAGCGCGTGGCATTCGAGGTCGTGGACGCGGGCGAGGGCATCTTCGAGCACGCGCGCCGGCTGCTGCACCTGCGCGACCACTTCGAGGCGCTGCAGGAGCTCTCCAAGGGCAAGGTCACCACGGCGCCCGAGGCCCACACCGGGCAGGGCCTGTTCTTCTCGTCGAAGGCGGTGGACGTGCTGCTCGTCGAGAGCGGCGCGCTGCGCTGGTGGACCGACAACGTGCGCGGGGACGTGGGGCTCGGAGAGCTGCAGCCTGCGCGCCAGGGCACTCGCGTGCGCGCGGAGCTCGCCACGGACACCTCGCGCGAGCTCAAGGCCGTCTTCGATGCCTACAGCAACGAAGACTTTGCGTTCATGCGCTCGCGCGCCTTCATCAAGCTCTTCGAGGTGGGCGTGGACTTCGTCTCCCGCTCGGAGGCGAAGCGCCTGCTCCACGGAATGGAGAAGTTCGAGGAGGTGGTGCTCGACTTCCGGGGCGTGCGCTCCGTGGGCCAGGGCTTCGCCGACGAGGTGTTCCGCGTCTGGGCCCGTGCCCACCCCGGCACGCGGCTCCTCCCGGAGCACATGAACGACGCGGTGCGCTTCATGGTGGAGCGAGCGCGGGTCGGATGA
- a CDS encoding N-acetyltransferase: MTMKRVESGVELSTVPLLDLASLPNDLATAAKFAPPSDEDMPTVAALRASSEPWKSRGEGPEESLQALTQLRPYIHVMKLQGQAVGYVTIERDGPVPGAAYMRNIVVKPELRRKGLGVLLLNHAIQVARDMFRKTLALRVDPANAPAVSFYRTAGFTTVATVVSKKSGKLRLLMSREL, translated from the coding sequence ATGACGATGAAGCGGGTGGAGTCCGGCGTGGAGCTGAGCACGGTGCCGTTGCTGGACCTGGCCAGCCTGCCCAACGACCTGGCCACCGCCGCCAAGTTCGCGCCCCCCTCGGACGAGGACATGCCGACCGTGGCCGCGCTGCGGGCTTCGAGCGAGCCGTGGAAGTCGCGCGGTGAGGGCCCCGAGGAGAGCCTGCAGGCGCTGACCCAGCTGCGGCCCTACATCCACGTGATGAAGCTGCAGGGGCAGGCCGTGGGCTACGTGACCATCGAGCGCGACGGGCCGGTGCCCGGCGCCGCCTACATGCGCAACATCGTGGTGAAGCCGGAGCTGCGCCGCAAGGGCCTGGGCGTGCTGCTGCTCAACCACGCCATCCAGGTCGCGCGCGACATGTTCCGCAAGACGCTGGCGCTGCGCGTGGACCCGGCGAACGCGCCGGCCGTGAGCTTCTACCGCACCGCGGGCTTCACCACCGTGGCCACCGTGGTGTCCAAGAAGAGCGGCAAGCTGCGGCTGCTCATGTCGCGCGAGCTGTAG
- a CDS encoding GTPase domain-containing protein, with the protein MQLNHAQRELTVKVVYYGPGLSGKTTNLQQIHARTRSEVRGRLLTVETHDDRTLFFDLLPVFFTTEAGFKVKVKLFTVPGQVIHNATRRIVLQNADAVAFIADSRRSAGKDNNAYWKNLQENMRENGLDPAHVPVVIQFNKRDLPDTKSDAEIEETRKKGREAVVGAVAIRGEGVLETFHAVLQGAYRQLDARHQLGRNLNLTEGEFLAQIFRQMDLAGTQLASRYPPRRPTGATPPPVAGRGGVR; encoded by the coding sequence GTGCAACTCAATCACGCGCAGCGCGAGCTCACGGTCAAGGTCGTCTATTACGGCCCGGGCCTGAGCGGCAAGACGACGAACCTGCAGCAGATCCACGCGCGCACGCGCAGCGAGGTGCGTGGCCGCCTGCTCACCGTCGAGACGCACGACGACCGCACCCTGTTCTTCGACCTGCTGCCCGTCTTCTTCACCACCGAGGCCGGCTTCAAGGTGAAGGTGAAGCTGTTCACCGTGCCCGGCCAGGTCATCCACAACGCCACCCGGCGCATCGTGCTGCAGAACGCGGACGCGGTGGCTTTCATCGCGGACAGCCGCCGCAGCGCCGGCAAGGACAACAACGCGTACTGGAAGAACCTGCAGGAGAACATGCGCGAGAACGGGCTGGACCCCGCGCACGTGCCGGTGGTCATCCAGTTCAACAAGCGCGACCTGCCGGACACCAAGAGCGACGCGGAGATCGAGGAGACGCGCAAGAAGGGCCGCGAGGCCGTGGTGGGCGCGGTGGCCATCCGCGGCGAGGGCGTGCTGGAGACCTTCCACGCCGTGCTGCAGGGCGCCTACCGCCAGCTGGACGCGCGCCACCAGCTGGGGCGCAACCTGAACCTCACCGAGGGCGAGTTCCTCGCGCAGATCTTCCGCCAGATGGACCTGGCCGGCACGCAGCTCGCGAGCCGCTACCCGCCGCGCCGCCCCACCGGCGCGACGCCGCCGCCCGTGGCCGGCCGCGGAGGCGTGCGTTGA
- a CDS encoding ATP-binding protein: MLDLPTFQEVVKSFSDLYGVGIKVLDARGNKLADVKVGNGDFCGSVFSHAEGRHRCTATVARVKDGPLEPVLGARTPLTEVPGALGMLTLPCFTGLRYLVMPVRWEGDVLGRTIFGPFTPDELKDFPPTLQDLAGLDLDLARVHLGKVRRAHERTVAQVLVHFSQVLGTLIAAGQKTYLTSQLHIEATLETNRELEEQNARLEGLNTRLKELDRLKSSFLATVSHELRTPLTSIIGYSEMLSEGLAGALNPEQAEYVRTIVDKGETLLKLISSILDISQIEAGKVRLAFEPVDVGELLQNALTSVAPQAQRKGVQLKVRRPEGPQPRVGADRDKLRQVVVNLLANAVKFTPQGGAVSVQLSEQGPQPELGREGYRILVEDSGVGIPSDQFDRIFQSFYQVDNSSTREFGGAGLGLAIVKSFVEGHGGVVRVASELGHGARFTAVLPVRPPMPSQGPVLIAPPVVEPDRF, encoded by the coding sequence ATGCTGGACCTGCCCACCTTCCAGGAGGTGGTGAAGAGCTTCAGCGACCTGTACGGCGTGGGCATCAAGGTGCTGGACGCGCGCGGCAACAAGCTCGCGGACGTGAAGGTGGGCAACGGGGACTTCTGCGGCTCGGTGTTCAGCCACGCGGAAGGGCGCCACCGCTGCACCGCCACCGTGGCGCGGGTGAAGGACGGGCCGCTCGAGCCGGTGCTCGGCGCGCGCACCCCGCTCACCGAGGTGCCCGGCGCGCTGGGCATGCTCACGCTGCCCTGCTTCACCGGCCTGCGCTACCTGGTGATGCCGGTGCGCTGGGAGGGCGACGTGCTGGGGCGCACCATCTTCGGCCCCTTCACCCCGGACGAGCTCAAGGACTTCCCGCCCACGCTGCAGGACCTCGCGGGGCTGGACCTGGACCTCGCCCGCGTGCACCTGGGCAAGGTGCGCCGCGCGCACGAGCGCACGGTGGCGCAGGTGCTGGTGCACTTCAGCCAGGTGCTCGGCACGCTCATCGCCGCGGGGCAGAAGACCTACCTCACCAGCCAGCTGCACATCGAGGCCACGCTCGAGACGAACCGCGAGCTCGAGGAGCAGAACGCGCGGCTCGAGGGGCTCAACACCCGGCTGAAGGAGCTGGACCGGCTCAAGAGCAGCTTCCTCGCCACGGTGAGCCACGAGCTGCGCACGCCGCTCACCAGCATCATCGGCTACTCGGAGATGCTCAGCGAGGGGCTCGCCGGCGCGCTCAACCCCGAGCAGGCCGAGTACGTGCGCACCATCGTGGACAAGGGGGAGACGCTGCTCAAGCTCATCTCCTCCATCCTCGACATCAGCCAGATCGAGGCGGGCAAGGTGCGCCTCGCCTTCGAGCCGGTGGACGTGGGGGAGCTGCTGCAGAACGCGCTCACCAGCGTGGCGCCGCAGGCCCAGCGCAAGGGCGTGCAGCTCAAGGTGCGCCGGCCGGAGGGCCCCCAGCCGCGCGTGGGCGCGGACCGCGACAAGCTGCGCCAGGTGGTGGTGAACCTGCTGGCCAACGCGGTGAAGTTCACGCCCCAGGGCGGCGCCGTGAGCGTGCAGCTGAGCGAGCAGGGGCCGCAGCCGGAGCTGGGGCGCGAGGGCTACCGCATCCTCGTGGAGGACAGCGGGGTGGGCATCCCCTCGGACCAGTTCGACCGCATCTTCCAGAGCTTCTACCAGGTGGACAACAGCAGCACGCGCGAGTTCGGCGGCGCGGGGCTGGGGCTCGCCATCGTGAAGAGCTTCGTGGAGGGACACGGCGGCGTGGTGCGGGTGGCGAGCGAGCTGGGCCACGGCGCGCGCTTCACCGCGGTGCTCCCGGTGCGCCCGCCCATGCCCTCGCAGGGCCCGGTGCTCATCGCCCCGCCGGTGGTGGAGCCGGACCGCTTCTAG
- the thiL gene encoding thiamine-phosphate kinase, with translation MKRAPATAGEFELIDAFVACFPRARTPRGPGDDCALLPPSRRALCVTTDAVVEDVHFRRATFRPEDIGHKALAVNLSDLAAMGAEPAWFVCALALPPDFGREACVRLGRGMARLARESGIALVGGNVTRARELSVTLTVAGHAPARPLLRSGGRAGDLLYVSGRLGEARHGLRELEAGVRRGAAVERQRRPTPRLALGRLAARFASAGMDLSDGLAQDLGHLARASRVAARVVPAWLPVSPALARVLGLERARAEALAGGEDYELLLAVPPARARAFERACGRGGHTVTCVGALARGPAGRVILEGSRGAPLRDALGRPVALPAGHDHLAGRPGR, from the coding sequence GTGAAGCGCGCCCCCGCCACTGCCGGAGAGTTCGAGCTCATCGACGCCTTCGTCGCGTGCTTCCCGCGCGCGCGCACGCCGCGGGGCCCGGGGGACGACTGCGCGCTGCTGCCGCCCTCGCGCCGCGCGCTGTGCGTCACCACGGACGCGGTGGTGGAGGACGTGCACTTCCGGCGCGCCACCTTCCGCCCCGAGGACATCGGGCACAAGGCGCTCGCGGTGAACCTCTCGGACCTCGCGGCCATGGGCGCCGAGCCCGCCTGGTTCGTGTGCGCGCTCGCGCTGCCGCCGGACTTCGGCCGGGAGGCGTGCGTGCGGCTGGGGCGCGGCATGGCCCGGCTCGCGCGCGAGAGCGGCATCGCGCTCGTGGGCGGCAACGTGACGCGCGCGCGCGAGCTCTCCGTCACGCTCACCGTGGCGGGCCACGCGCCCGCGCGGCCGCTGCTGCGCTCGGGCGGGCGCGCAGGAGACCTGCTCTACGTGAGCGGGCGGCTGGGGGAGGCGCGCCACGGCCTGCGCGAGCTCGAGGCCGGGGTGCGCCGGGGCGCGGCGGTGGAGCGCCAGCGGCGGCCCACCCCGCGGCTCGCGCTGGGGCGGCTCGCCGCGCGCTTCGCCTCTGCCGGAATGGACCTGTCGGACGGGCTCGCCCAGGACCTCGGGCACCTCGCGCGCGCCTCCCGCGTGGCGGCGCGCGTGGTGCCCGCGTGGCTGCCCGTCTCGCCTGCGCTCGCGCGGGTGCTGGGCCTCGAGCGCGCGCGCGCCGAGGCGCTCGCGGGCGGCGAGGACTACGAGCTGCTGCTCGCCGTGCCGCCGGCCCGGGCGCGCGCCTTCGAGCGCGCGTGTGGGCGGGGGGGCCACACCGTGACCTGTGTGGGTGCGCTGGCGCGGGGGCCCGCGGGCCGCGTGATCCTGGAGGGTTCCCGAGGCGCACCGCTGCGTGACGCGCTCGGTCGCCCGGTCGCGCTGCCCGCCGGGCACGACCACCTGGCAGGCAGGCCCGGGCGGTAG
- a CDS encoding HAMP domain-containing methyl-accepting chemotaxis protein, with product MRRPLRDDLPSGLPTRREPVQRLLRVVEAPGQGRDVSLHLKILTGYVVLGAALSAAFLLSEDLGVALRLTLAGVITLVLALALPSLLARVTRVRVLSRSAFEISQGDLSKPVHTPSAGIARDEIDELTGAISKMQENLRELVGKIQDTAKSVADTARDLSRSAENVNGSTEEVGSSMDKIATGAAAQRQLVVQASKVITEMAGSIQRTATSAEDATRASADTSMSAEDGSKAARLAGEKVKKVFNRIEDASQQVFAFGEKTQEISKIVDAITQVAQQTNLLALNATIEAARAGEYGRGFAVVADEVRKLAESAGRSAEQISKLARDISGQSTSVVSAMKEGIAELEEGREDLTAIVRSMGAITDTARKGADKVHLISDSAREQLKGSEEMVKAIEEISRVARDNAGSTEAIQAVIQEQVGAVSQMTGLASELTNLSVELQSVVRSFRLG from the coding sequence GTGCGCCGCCCCCTTCGCGACGATCTCCCCTCCGGCCTGCCGACGCGCCGTGAGCCTGTCCAGCGCCTGCTGCGCGTCGTCGAGGCGCCCGGCCAGGGCCGCGACGTGTCGCTGCACCTCAAGATCCTCACCGGCTACGTGGTGCTGGGTGCGGCGCTCTCGGCGGCCTTCCTCCTCTCCGAGGACCTGGGCGTGGCCCTGCGGCTCACGCTCGCCGGCGTCATCACCCTGGTGCTCGCGCTCGCGCTGCCCAGCCTGCTCGCGCGCGTCACCCGCGTGCGCGTGCTCAGCCGCTCCGCCTTCGAGATCTCCCAGGGAGACCTCTCCAAGCCGGTGCACACCCCGTCCGCCGGCATCGCGCGCGACGAGATCGACGAGCTCACCGGCGCCATCAGCAAGATGCAGGAGAACCTGCGCGAGCTGGTGGGCAAGATCCAGGACACCGCCAAGAGCGTGGCGGACACCGCGCGCGACCTGAGCCGCTCCGCCGAGAACGTGAACGGGTCCACCGAGGAGGTGGGCTCCTCCATGGACAAGATCGCGACCGGCGCCGCCGCCCAGCGCCAGCTGGTGGTGCAGGCCTCCAAGGTCATCACCGAGATGGCCGGCAGCATCCAGCGCACCGCCACCTCGGCCGAGGACGCGACCCGCGCCTCCGCGGACACCAGCATGTCCGCCGAGGACGGCAGCAAGGCGGCGCGGCTCGCCGGCGAGAAGGTGAAGAAGGTCTTCAACCGCATCGAGGACGCGAGCCAGCAGGTGTTCGCCTTCGGCGAGAAGACGCAGGAGATCTCCAAGATCGTGGACGCCATCACCCAGGTGGCCCAGCAGACGAACCTGCTCGCGCTCAACGCGACGATCGAGGCGGCGCGCGCGGGCGAGTACGGCCGCGGCTTCGCGGTGGTCGCGGACGAGGTGCGCAAGCTCGCCGAGAGCGCCGGTCGCTCCGCGGAGCAGATCTCCAAGCTCGCGCGCGACATCTCCGGCCAGTCCACCTCGGTGGTCAGCGCCATGAAGGAGGGCATCGCGGAGCTCGAGGAGGGCCGCGAGGACCTCACCGCGATCGTGCGCTCCATGGGCGCCATCACCGACACCGCGCGCAAGGGCGCGGACAAGGTGCACCTCATCTCCGACAGCGCCCGCGAGCAGCTCAAGGGCAGCGAGGAGATGGTGAAGGCGATCGAGGAGATCAGCCGCGTGGCGCGCGACAACGCCGGCTCCACCGAGGCCATCCAGGCCGTCATCCAGGAGCAGGTGGGCGCGGTGAGCCAGATGACCGGGCTCGCGAGCGAGCTGACCAACCTCTCCGTGGAGCTGCAGAGCGTGGTGCGCAGCTTCCGGCTCGGCTAA
- a CDS encoding MmcQ/YjbR family DNA-binding protein produces the protein MGTSSPKLPAALAAAEAQLARAALTYPGATEDFPWGHRAAKVNGKMFAILSTDEGKLSATFKLPVSHEAALLFPFAEPTGYGMGKSGWVTSRFAPGDAVPVELLESWLEESYQAVAPKRVSGAARSAPAAKGAAAKKAPAKKAVLPRAPLASSAGKQTVKRALSALTSGAKPATAKKAAKPRKAAAAKKPAATKKPAATR, from the coding sequence ATGGGCACCTCCTCTCCGAAGCTCCCCGCCGCGCTCGCGGCCGCCGAGGCGCAGCTCGCGCGCGCGGCACTCACCTACCCGGGCGCCACCGAGGACTTCCCCTGGGGCCACCGCGCCGCCAAGGTGAACGGGAAGATGTTCGCCATCCTCTCCACCGACGAGGGGAAGCTGAGCGCCACCTTCAAGCTGCCGGTGAGCCACGAGGCCGCGCTGCTCTTCCCCTTCGCAGAGCCCACCGGCTACGGCATGGGCAAGAGCGGCTGGGTGACGAGCCGCTTCGCGCCCGGCGACGCGGTACCGGTGGAGCTGCTGGAGAGCTGGCTCGAGGAGAGCTACCAGGCCGTGGCGCCCAAGCGCGTGAGCGGCGCGGCCCGCAGCGCGCCCGCGGCGAAGGGTGCAGCCGCGAAGAAGGCCCCCGCGAAGAAGGCCGTGCTGCCGCGCGCACCGCTCGCGAGCAGCGCGGGCAAGCAGACGGTGAAGCGCGCCCTGAGCGCGCTCACGTCCGGGGCGAAGCCGGCGACCGCGAAGAAGGCCGCCAAGCCGCGCAAGGCAGCGGCCGCGAAGAAGCCCGCAGCCACAAAGAAGCCTGCGGCCACCCGCTGA
- a CDS encoding chemotaxis protein CheW has translation MRHVIFRVEKERYGLPLAAVREVVVPPARFSRVPRAPPAVRGVMNLRGRVVTVVELGPLLGLSEGSTPPARVVLLDRGRRDLGLLVTEVEGVESIERVLNAPGRAVPAVRGVARVKGLAVTVLDPEGIDGAVVGLFAPQK, from the coding sequence GTGAGGCACGTCATCTTCCGCGTGGAGAAGGAGCGCTACGGGCTGCCGCTCGCGGCGGTGCGCGAGGTGGTGGTGCCCCCCGCGCGCTTCAGCCGGGTGCCGCGCGCGCCCCCGGCGGTGCGCGGGGTGATGAACCTGCGCGGGCGCGTGGTGACGGTGGTGGAGCTGGGCCCGCTGCTGGGCCTCTCCGAGGGCAGCACGCCGCCTGCTCGCGTGGTGCTGCTGGACCGGGGTCGCCGCGACCTGGGGCTGCTGGTGACGGAGGTGGAGGGGGTGGAGAGCATCGAGCGGGTGCTCAACGCACCGGGTCGAGCCGTGCCCGCGGTGCGCGGCGTGGCCCGCGTCAAGGGGCTGGCGGTCACGGTGCTGGACCCCGAGGGAATCGACGGGGCGGTCGTCGGCTTGTTCGCCCCCCAGAAGTGA
- a CDS encoding response regulator, with amino-acid sequence MAKRVLVVDDAIFMRNMIKDIFASGGFEVVGEAANGLEAVEKYKELKPDLTTMDIVMPFKSGIEATREILKHDTNAVVIMCSALGQESLVMEAIEAGASDFIVKPFRAEDVLAVVKKVLGEG; translated from the coding sequence ATGGCAAAGCGGGTCCTGGTCGTCGACGACGCGATCTTCATGCGCAACATGATCAAGGACATCTTCGCGTCCGGTGGCTTCGAGGTGGTGGGCGAGGCAGCGAATGGCCTCGAGGCGGTGGAGAAGTACAAGGAGCTCAAGCCCGACCTCACCACGATGGACATCGTGATGCCCTTCAAGAGCGGCATCGAGGCGACGCGGGAGATCCTCAAGCACGACACCAACGCGGTCGTGATCATGTGCTCGGCGCTGGGCCAGGAGAGCCTGGTGATGGAGGCCATCGAGGCCGGCGCGAGCGACTTCATCGTGAAGCCCTTCCGCGCCGAGGACGTGCTCGCGGTGGTGAAGAAGGTCCTCGGCGAGGGCTAG